One window of the Plasmodium relictum strain SGS1 genome assembly, chromosome: 1 genome contains the following:
- the HSP110c gene encoding heat shock protein 110, putative codes for MSVLGIDIGNENSVVATINKGAINIVRNDLSERLTPTLVGFTEKERLIGDSALSKLKSNYNNTCRNIKNLIGKIGKNIEEDVEMHEAYGNLVPCEYNYLGYEVEYKNEKVVFSAVRVLSALLSHLIKMAEKYMGKECKEIVLSYPPTFTNCQKECLVAATKIINVNALRIISDNTAVALDYGMYRMKEFKEDTGSLLAFVNIGYANTCVCIARFFSNKCEILCDIADANLGGRNLDNELIKYITNLFVNTYKMNPLYKNKTSELCEMGTGRLDKYIISNNERNEINNKARIKLQEAAIKTKKVLSANNESSIHVECLYEDLDCQGSINRETFEQLCYNFFLSKLQTLLDKAIAISKVNIQDIQSIEILGGSTRIPFIQNYLQQYFHKPLSKTLIADESIARGCVLSAAMISKHYKVKEYEVIERITHPINVEWHNINDASKSKVEKLYTRDSLKKKVKKIVIPEKGQIKLTAYYENTPDLPSNCIKELGSCIVKINEKNDKICESHVMTTFSNYDTFTFLGAQTVSKTVVKAKEEKKKTEEKAEESQKNENENKNEEENEKNIETNKEKEKDTNKTELKKGEEGKIQTCYTTIPIETLLAQGSYSSQDIFNFSEAEISMQHSDILEGERLKHRNELETIIYETRNRINGMYKDFVTEEERNSILLAIDDFENWLYDNIEENKNMFIKKKEEIRDIIKDTVYRYDVYTSKQQNLGNIINHLKNIISQCGARPSEESQNIITKTTKFLGTINSLQEQEKNKKLYEPPVYTLNDIEGEFNEVTQLAQKYFSKIEAEELAKQKEKEKKEKEREKEREKEKNMAKEQEKQKNEENNVNENQEQNNKDMKNNDEMDSSTKNDNPCSTEETDI; via the coding sequence ATGTCAGTACTAGGAATAGATATAGGAAATGAGAATTCAGTTGTTGCAACAATAAATAAGGGTGCAATTAATATAGTGAGAAATGATTTATCAGAAAGATTAACCCCAACATTAGTTGGATTTACAGAAAAAGAGAGATTGATTGGAGATAGTGCATTGTCCAAATTAAAATCTAATTATAATAACACATgcagaaatataaaaaatttaattggtaaaataggaaaaaatattgaagaaGATGTAGAAATGCACGAAGCTTATGGTAATTTAGTTCCTTgtgaatataattatttaggTTATGAAGTAGAATATAAGAATGAGAAAGTAGTTTTTAGTGCTGTTAGAGTATTATCTGCATTATTATCTCATTTGATAAAAATGGCAGAAAAATATATGGGAAAAGAATGTAAAGAAATTGTTTTGTCATATCCTCCCACTTTTACTAATTGCCAAAAAGAATGCTTAGTAGCAGCTACGAAAATTATTAATGTAAATGCATTGCGAATTATTAGTGATAATACTGCAGTTGCATTAGATTATGGAATGTATAGAATGAAAGAATTTAAAGAAGATACAGGATCTTTATTAGCTTTTGTAAATATTGGTTATGCAAATACATGTGTATGCATTGCTCGTTTCTTTTCCAATAAATGTGAAATTTTATGTGATATTGCTGATGCAAACTTAGGAGGAAGAAATTTAGataatgaattaattaaatacatAACAAATTTATTCGTAAACACTTATAAAATGAATCcactttataaaaataaaacatcaGAATTGTGTGAAATGGGTACAGGAAGAttagataaatatattatttcaaataatgaaagaaacgaaattaataataaagctCGTATAAAGTTACAAGAAGCAGCAATAAAGACAAAAAAGGTTTTATCAGCAAATAATGAATCCTCTATACACGTAGAATGCTTATATGAAGATCTCGATTGCCAAGGATCTATTAATAGGGAAACTTTTGAACAATTATGttacaattttttcttatccAAATTACAAACTTTATTAGATAAGGCAATAGCCATTAGTAAAGTGAATATACAAGATATTCAATCAATTGAAATATTAGGTGGATCTACAAGAATTCCATTTATTCAGAATTATTTACAgcaatattttcataaaccATTATCAAAAACTTTGATAGCCGATGAATCCATTGCAAGAGGATGTGTTTTATCGGCAGCAATGATAAGTAAGCATTATAAAGTAAAAGAATATGAAGTCATAGAAAGAATCACTCACCCAATTAATGTAGAATGGCATAACATAAATGATGCTTCTAAATCAAAagtagaaaaattatatacaagagattctttaaaaaaaaaagtaaaaaaaattgttattccAGAAAAAGGgcaaataaaattaacagCTTATTACGAAAATACTCCTGATTTACCATCTAATTGTATTAAAGAATTAGGTTCATGtattgtaaaaattaatgaaaaaaatgataaaatatgtGAATCTCATGTAATGACAACCTTTTCTAACTATGACACTTTTACCTTTTTGGGAGCTCAAACAGTTAGCAAAACTGTTGTAAAAGcaaaagaagaaaagaaaaaaacagaAGAAAAAGCAGAAGAAAgtcaaaaaaatgaaaatgaaaataagaatgaagaagaaaacgaaaaaaatattgaaacaaataaagaaaaggaaaaggatACTAATAAAacagaattaaaaaaaggagaAGAAGGAAAAATACAAACTTGCTATACCACTATACCTATTGAAACATTACTAGCTCAAGGATCATATAGTTCAcaagatatttttaattttagtgAAGCTGAAATAAGTATGCAACATAGTGATATTCTAGAAGGAGAAAGATTAAAACATAGAAATGAATTAGAAACTATTATCTATGAAACAAGAAATCGTATTAATGGTATGTATAAAGATTTTGTTACTGAAGAAGAAAGaaattctattttattagCTATAGATGATTTTGAAAATTGGCTTTATGACAACATtgaggaaaataaaaatatgtttattaaaaaaaaagaggaaatTAGGGATATTATCAAAGATACAGTGTATAGATATGATGTATACACATCAAAACAACAAAATTTaggaaatataattaatcatttaaaaaatattatttctcAATGTGGAGCAAGGCCATCTGAAGAAAGTCAAAATATTATAACAAAAACTACAAAATTTTTAGGTACTATTAATTCTCTTCAAGAAcaggaaaaaaataaaaaattatatgaaccTCCTGTTTATACTTTAAATGATATTGAAGGAGAATTTAATGAAGTAACTCAATTAGcccaaaaatatttttcaaaaatagaAGCAGAAGAATTAGCcaaacaaaaagaaaaagaaaagaaggAGAAAGAAAGAGAAAAGGAAagagaaaaggaaaaaaatatggCAAAAGAacaagaaaaacaaaaaaatgaagaaaataacgTTAATGAAAATCAAGAACAAAACAATAaagatatgaaaaataatgatgaaatGGATAGTTCAACTAAAAATGACAATCCATGTAGCACTGAAGAAACggatatttaa
- a CDS encoding Cg3 protein, putative, with protein sequence MKVSSYSNFCIKRSYLNINSFKKINIESKLRYSTNKEKSVKKKNVFLTWKCLAFNLALTIPTLYLYILQDQKKKRKDVSKTTVQNIGKPLIGGDFTLVNHNGEIITNKSFKNKFCLIYFGFTYCPDICPQELEKQTIVIEKLRKKYGDLITPIFISVDPNRDTVAQVNYYCKSFSDKLIGLTGTKELIKNVAKLFRVYYNENINNENSTNENKDDQYNYLIDHSIIHYLLDTEGQFVDFYGKNCTINEMVEKISHYLDEYIENKRIENKQ encoded by the coding sequence ATGAAAGTGTCAAGCTACTCCaatttttgtataaaaagAAGTTACCTTAATATAaatagttttaaaaaaataaatattgaaaGCAAATTGAGATATTCtacaaataaagaaaaatcagtaaaaaagaaaaatgtatttttaacGTGGAAATGTTTAGCTTTTAATTTAGCTTTAACTATCCCtactttatatttatatatattacaagatcagaaaaagaaaagaaaagatgTTAGTAAAACAACAGTACAGAATATAGGAAAACCTCTAATAGGAGGAGATTTCACTTTAGTAAATCATAATGGAGaaataataacaaataaatcatttaaaaataaattttgtttaatttattttggATTTACTTATTGCCCTGACATATGTCCTCAAGAGTTAGAAAAACAAACTATagtaatagaaaaattaagaaagAAATATGGAGATTTAATTACtcctatttttatttcagtTGATCCTAATAGAGATACAGTAGCACAAGTAAATTATTATTGCAAATCGTTCAGTGATAAACTAATTGGTTTAACAGGAACAAAagaacttattaaaaacgtTGCTAAATTATTTCGCGTTTATtacaatgaaaatataaataatgaaaattcaactaatgaaaataaagatgaTCAATATAACTATTTAATTGATCATTcaataattcattatttgtTAGATACAGAAGGGCAATTTGTTGATTTTTATGGAAAAAACTGTACTATTAATGAAATGGTGGAAAAAATTTCTCATTATTTAGATGagtatatagaaaataaaagaattgaAAATAAACAATAA
- the CRT gene encoding chloroquine resistance transporter, putative encodes MTINSINSQNDSNKKDEHYKELDTLLEDRDESQHNRISFLTTLTNWGNFVFYEIKNNISIYILSLIYLCVCVMNKVFAKRTMNIIGNYSFVTSEIHNTICVFVFFMVHLFFNKYDNYINNRRKVPIINILLISLLDASTVIISFIGLTRTTGNMQSFALQLSIPINMFFCFLILKYRYHLLNYLGALIIVATIATVEMKMSMETQEENSIIFNLIFISSLIPLCFSSMTREIVFKKYKINILKLNAIVSLFQIFTTCLILPVYTLPFLKQAHLPFSEIPVNIKNGFSCLFWGKNTVVENCGYGMPRMCDNCEGAWKTFITYSFFNICDNLVSSYIINKFSTMTYTIVSCIQGPAIAIAYYFKFIAGDAMRKPRILDFLTLFGYLCGSIIYRTGNIILEGIKAREEDDEESMIEQ; translated from the exons ATGACTATTAATTCTATAAATAGCCAAAATGATTCTAACAAAAAAGATGAACACTATAAAGAATTAGATACTTTACTTGAAGATAGAG ATGAATCTCAACACAATAGAATTTCATTCCTAACAACACTTACTAATTGGGGGAACTTTgtattttatgaaataaagaataatatatctatttatatattgagtcttatatatttatgtgtATGTGTAATGAATAAGGTTTTTGCAAAAAGAACAATGAATATAATTGGAAATTATAGTTTTGTAACTTCAGAAATACACAACACTATTTgtgtttttgttttctttatGGTGCATTTATTTTTCAACAAATAcgataattatattaat AATAGAAGAAAAGTCcctataataaatattttacttaTATCCTTACTAGACGCTTCTACagttattatttcttttatag gacTTACAAGAACTACAGGAAATATGCAATCTTTTGCTTTACAATTAAGCATACcaataaatatgtttttttgttttttaatattaaaatatag atatcATTTACTTAATTATCTAGGAGCACTCATAATTGTTGCAACTATAGCTACAGTAGAGATGAAAATGTCAATGGAAACACAAGAAGAAAActctataatatttaatttaatctTTATAAGCTCATTAATT cCATTATGTTTCTCAAGCATGACAAGAGAAatagtttttaaaaaatataagataaatattctaaaattgaat gcAATAGTATCATTATTCCAGATATTTACAACTTGTCTAATTTTACCGGTGTATACCCTCCCATTTTTAAAACAAg cTCATCTTCCCTTTTCTGAAATTCCTGTAAATATCAAGAATGGCTTTTCTTGTTTGTTTTGGGGGAAAAACACCGTTGTCGAA AATTGTGGATATGGCATGCCTAGAATGTGTGATAATTGTGAAGGAGCGTGG aaaacatttattacatattccttttttaatatatgtgATAATTTAGTTTCTAGTTAT attataaataaattttcaacAATGACATATACAATTGTTAGTTGTATACAGGGACCAGCAATAGCAATTgcttattattttaaatttattgct gGAGATGCTATGAGAAAACCAAGAATATTAGATTTTTTAACTTTG tttggATATCTCTGTGGATCAATAATTTATCGCACTGGAAATATCATTTTAGAAG GGATAAAAGCAAGGGAGGAAGATGATGAAGAATCAATGATAGaacaataa
- a CDS encoding cg1 protein, putative: MLRFLILIANILVCICFLNTKYQIQLDYSIPSALINFDKSLKYTNVTIGKDSFLCILNKSDNYSDFCEKYDLFKNINNNDINNYVEEKLNENYLLKYVDSINYKLSTSDNSGNNKIKRNDQKKKEKKKINNKREKKVNRKINKIANNKNKEANIYENGRNDRYEEINNIFNCTFKKIYDYIFYKHKFNSYHKNRIYYKINDQITLKNHIIKGKMLTINNTCIKAFSNDDILKICLNKSLTFITKRYSDKHKAHTSISNYLNGKDLLFANNTVVQYYSDGKYFFEVLFLCGNNNLRINSFERLYNISYPLIFEIYERLNMNLIKFYNIIMNKLKYNKKYFFKTFSMHTYSDSYYNSLKDKLNEILNSYYANVNYLYRVTLSAYMFCNYTNQTNPPNHYLLKNIMNKCYNFSKNDEYIYEICLPYSVIKYKKDRYGNVKYPIVLLGSSYVSINGGKPFYEKTYDFFPVLKSDYIKRKNAENYLKMKKKISYPNSSFTTSPSSLSDSVFYPKHTPLYAHKYTNTSTSHYLPSSTSFSSSYSSRSHNSSYSPFLFSSLLSHSSFNSNHVPYISSYIIDKPMEILKYGKDNFYKALAFDLKGAKCKDSLGEDYDYITTIYFDCSLHFKNESHTKVINVFQSTECHYYVHISSPFMCAHPTLLTAVQSKKEVIKCFKNVYAASSQLQNNSQNIYDYENIHKDSIEEIRNYEKLIKNNYSYNPLINENVLRDNYISNEDKFHLYEFYALKYKIFNNKNLVYLEALPKDKKIEFGQKHDFGLGNYLRKRVYKSTPLFHIGNVVKHKYWNYHAAVVSWDFVCYAPDDWKKNIFSEYPDKFQNSVHYLLLINKKRYKNYEQMHNSPTKKSYFSKNFIKNSNNKKVSELINSSEIYDENFHFAYVPESSLVYSDKMIYSEYLSHFFEKYNSFFHFYIPKKNHILWKLFPYDFFSLVY; the protein is encoded by the coding sequence atgCTTCGTTTTCTTATATTAATTGCAAATATACTAGTTTGCatatgttttttaaatactaAATATCAAATACAGTTAGATTACAGCATACCAAGTGCATTAATAAACTTTGataaatcattaaaatatacaaatgtTACCATAGGAAAAGATTCTTTTCTatgtatattaaataaatctGATAATTACTCGGATTTTTGCGAAAAGTATgacttatttaaaaatataaataataatgatattaataattacgTCGAGGAAAAATTGAATGAAAActatcttttaaaatatgtagaTAGTATTAATTATAAGTTATCCACAAGCGATAACTcaggaaataataaaattaaaagaaatgaccaaaagaaaaaggaaaaaaaaaaaattaacaataaaagagagaaaaaagtaaataggaaaataaataagattgcaaataataaaaataaagaagctaatatatatgaaaatggAAGAAATGACAGatatgaagaaataaataatattttcaattgtacctttaaaaaaatatatgattatatcttttataaacataaatttaattcatatcataaaaatagaatatattataaaattaatgatcAAATCACACTAAAAAATCATAttataaaaggaaaaatgcTAACTATAAATAATACATGTATTAAAGCATTTTCTAATgatgatatattaaaaatatgtttaaaTAAATCATTAACTTTTATAACAAAGAGATATTCTGATAAACATAAAGCACATACATCTATATCTAACTATCTAAATGGAAAAGATCTATTATTTGCCAACAATACTGTTGTTCAATATTACAGTGATGGCAAATATTTCTTTGAAGTGCTGTTTCTTTGTGGTAATAACAATTTAAGAATTAATAGTTTTGAGagattatataatatatcctatcctttaatttttgaaatatatgaaCGTTTGAAtatgaatttaataaaattttataatattattatgaataaattaaaatataataaaaaatactttttcaAAACATTTTCTATGCACACCTATAGTGATAGCTattataattcattaaaagataaattaaatgaaattttaaattcttaTTATGCAaatgtaaattatttataccGAGTTACTTTAAGTGCATATATGTTTTGTAATTATACTAATCAAACGAATCCTCCAAATCATTATCtattaaaaaacataatgaataaatgttataattttagtaaaaacgatgaatatatatatgaaatttgTTTGCCATATAGtgttattaaatataagaaGGATAGATATGGAAATGTAAAATATCCCATTGTCTTATTAGGCTCTTCATATGTTTCTATTAATGGAGGAAAGCCATTTTACGAAAAAACATATGATTTTTTTCCTGTTTTAAAAAGTGATTAcataaagagaaaaaatgctgaaaattatttaaaaatgaaaaaaaaaatttcatatcCCAATTCTTCATTTACAACATCACCATCCTCCTTATCTGATTCTGTTTTTTATCCTAAACACACTCCTCTGTATGCTCACAAGTATACTAATACTTCTACCTCTCATTATCTACCTTCTTCTACTTCATTTTCCTCTTCGTATTCTTCACGTTCTCACAATTCTTCTTACTCtccttttttgttttcttctttattgtCACATTCATCATTCAATTCCAACCATGTCCCATATATAAGTTCATATATTATTGACAAACCAAtggaaatattaaaatatggaaaagataatttttataaagctTTAGCATTTGATTTAAAAGGAGCAAAATGCAAAGATTCATTAGGTGAAGATTATGATTACATTACAACAATTTATTTTGATTGCTCATtgcattttaaaaatgaaagtcATACAAAAGTTATCAATGTATTTCAATCAACTGAATGTCATTATTATGTTCATATATCTTCTCCTTTTATGTGTGCACACCCAACTCTACTTACAGCAGTACAATCTAAAAAAGAAGTTATTAAATGTTTCAAAAATGTGTACGCAGCTAGTTCCCAGTTACAAAATAATTCTCAAAACATATAcgattatgaaaatatacataaagaCAGTATAGAAGAGATAAGGAATTATGAAAAACTTATTAAGAATAACTATTCTTATAACCCCCTTATAAATGAGAACGTGTTAAGAGATAATTATATTAGCAATGAAgataaatttcatttatatgaattttatgctttaaaatataaaatttttaacaataaaaatttagttTATTTGGAGGCTTTAccaaaagataaaaaaattgaatttgGTCAAAAACATGATTTCGGTTTGGGTaattatttaagaaaaagaGTTTATAAATCTACTCCATTATTTCATATTGGAAATGTTGTAAAGCATAAATATTGGAATTATCATGCTGCTGTAGTTAGTTGGGATTTTGTATGTTATGCACCAGATGattggaaaaaaaatattttttctgaaTATCCAGATAAATTTCAAAATTCTGTTcattatcttcttttaataaataaaaaaaggtataaaaattatgagcAAATGCATAATAGTCCTACAAAAAAAAGCTATTttagtaaaaattttataaaaaatagtaataataaaaaagtatcaGAATTAATTAATTCGAGTGAAATATATGatgaaaattttcatttcgCATATGTACCAGAATCAAGTTTAGTTTATAGTGATAAAATGATTTATAGTGAATATTTATCacatttttttgaaaaatataatagcttttttcatttctataTTCCTAAAAAAAACCATATTTTATGGAAACTTTTTCCTTATGACTTTTTTAGTTTAGTttattga
- the GLP3 gene encoding Cg6 protein, putative, whose protein sequence is MNRYKKVSNIIYIYSVFNICSNCIDHIPEKHIFELKKYAKLQIIFCENRNDKSNITYETSSNKILKSFVNEEKEINSTSKEAQKKKFNDNLKYKNILNNENSIIDEEGENEKYNCNTINKSTECFNETDLNEKNEEKTKNNKKNYDQMNNSEMYNEERNNDEEGKNVKNMDESQDELDEDMINLIQDILKKYNIVLFMKGTALNPFCKYSKQAIHILKLNKVKEIHTVNILDNEKLRNALKIYSEWPTFPQLYVNSKFIGGIDKLQELHDNNKLKELIENF, encoded by the coding sequence atgaatagaTATAAGAAAGTatcaaatattatttatatatatagtgtATTTAATATTTGTTCAAATTGTATAGATCATATTCCAGAAAAACACATTTTtgaactaaaaaaatatgcaaaattacaaattatattttgtgaaaatagaaatgataaaagtaatataaCATATGAAACATCttctaataaaattttaaaaagttttgTTAATgaggaaaaagaaattaatagTACTTCAAAAGAggctcaaaaaaaaaaatttaatgataatttaaaatataaaaatattttaaacaaTGAAAACTCTATTATAGATGAAGAAGgggaaaatgaaaaatataattgtaACACCATTAATAAAAGTACAGAATGTTTTAATGAGACAGACTTAAacgaaaaaaatgaagagaagacaaaaaataacaagaaaaattatgatCAAATGAATAACTCAGAAATGTATAATGAAGAAAGAAATAATGACGAAGAAggtaaaaatgtaaaaaatatggATGAGTCCCAAGATGAATTGGATGAAGATATGATTAATTTAATTcaagatatattaaaaaagtataatataGTTCTGTTTATGAAGGGTACAGCTTTAAATCCCTTTTGTAAATATAGCAAGCAAGctatacatattttaaaattaaataaagttAAAGAAATTCATACAGTAAATATTTTAGACAAcgaaaaattaagaaatgccttaaaaatttattctgAGTGGCCTACATTTCCTCAATTATATGTTAACAGTAAATTTATAGGAGGAATAGATAAACTTCAAGAGTTacatgataataataaattaaaagaattaatagaGAATTTTTAA